Proteins from a single region of Segatella copri:
- a CDS encoding peptide chain release factor 3 — protein sequence MNEIERRRTFAIISHPDAGKTTLTEKFLLFGGQIQVAGAVKNNKIRKTATSDWMDIEKQRGISVSTSVMEFDYLPAGQEGEPYKVNILDTPGHQDFCEDTYRTLTAVDSAIIVVDSAKGVEAQTRKLMEVCRMRNTPVIIFINKMDREGRDPFDVLDELEEELKIKVRPLSWPIGQGARFKGVYNIYEHQLNLFTPNKQRVTEKVEVDIQSSELDERVGEREAAQLREELELVDGVYPEFEEETYRSAEVAPVFFGSALNNFGVQELLDCFVHIAPSPRPTQAEERLVKPEEPKFSGFIFKITANIDPNHRSCIAFCKICSGKFVRNQPYYHVRLDKNVRFSSPTQFMAQRKSTIDEAYPGDIVGLPDNGIFKIGDTLTEGEKMHFRGLPSFSPLLFKYIENDDPMKSKQFQKGLEQLMNEGVAQLFVNQFNGRRIVGTVGQLQFEVIQYRLENEYNAKCRWEPVHLHKACWIEADDEKELENFKKRKYQYMAKDIEGRDVFLADSGYVLSMAQQDFEHIKFHFTSEF from the coding sequence ATGAACGAAATAGAAAGAAGAAGAACATTTGCCATTATCTCTCACCCGGATGCTGGTAAGACAACATTGACCGAGAAGTTTCTGCTTTTCGGTGGACAGATTCAGGTGGCAGGTGCCGTAAAGAATAACAAGATTCGCAAAACTGCGACTTCTGACTGGATGGATATTGAGAAACAGCGTGGTATCTCGGTATCTACATCTGTAATGGAATTTGATTATCTCCCTGCCGGACAGGAGGGAGAACCTTATAAGGTGAATATTCTGGATACTCCAGGTCACCAGGACTTCTGCGAGGATACCTACCGCACACTTACAGCCGTAGATTCTGCCATCATCGTGGTTGACTCTGCCAAGGGTGTGGAGGCACAGACCCGCAAACTCATGGAGGTGTGCCGTATGAGAAATACCCCGGTAATCATCTTCATCAACAAGATGGATCGTGAGGGACGCGATCCGTTTGATGTGCTCGACGAGTTGGAAGAAGAGCTCAAAATCAAGGTTCGCCCGCTGAGCTGGCCTATCGGTCAGGGCGCCCGTTTCAAGGGCGTTTACAACATCTACGAGCATCAGCTGAACCTCTTTACACCTAACAAACAGCGAGTTACCGAGAAGGTAGAGGTAGACATCCAAAGTTCAGAACTCGATGAGCGGGTTGGTGAACGTGAGGCTGCACAACTGCGTGAGGAATTGGAACTGGTAGATGGTGTTTACCCTGAGTTTGAGGAAGAAACCTACCGTTCGGCCGAGGTAGCACCTGTGTTCTTCGGTTCGGCACTGAACAATTTTGGTGTTCAGGAACTCCTCGACTGTTTTGTTCATATTGCTCCATCTCCTAGACCCACCCAGGCAGAGGAGCGACTGGTGAAGCCTGAAGAACCTAAGTTCAGTGGTTTCATCTTCAAGATTACAGCCAATATTGATCCAAACCACCGCTCCTGCATCGCTTTCTGTAAGATATGCTCGGGCAAGTTTGTGAGAAATCAGCCATATTACCACGTGCGCTTGGATAAGAACGTGCGTTTCTCTTCGCCTACCCAGTTCATGGCACAGCGCAAGAGTACCATTGACGAGGCTTATCCGGGTGACATTGTAGGTTTGCCAGACAACGGTATTTTCAAGATAGGAGATACGTTGACGGAGGGAGAGAAGATGCATTTTCGCGGTTTGCCAAGCTTCTCTCCACTCCTTTTCAAGTACATCGAGAATGATGACCCGATGAAGAGCAAGCAGTTCCAGAAGGGATTGGAGCAGCTCATGAACGAGGGTGTGGCGCAGCTCTTCGTCAACCAGTTCAACGGCCGCCGCATCGTGGGCACCGTGGGTCAGCTGCAGTTCGAGGTTATCCAGTACCGTCTGGAGAACGAGTACAACGCCAAGTGCCGCTGGGAGCCCGTGCATCTTCACAAGGCTTGCTGGATAGAGGCAGATGACGAGAAGGAACTCGAGAACTTCAAGAAGCGCAAGTACCAGTACATGGCCAAGGATATTGAGGGGCGCGATGTCTTTCTTGCCGATTCGGGCTACGTGTTGAGCATGGCGCAGCAGGATTTTGAACACATCAAGTTCCATTTCACATCGGAATTCTAA
- the trpB gene encoding tryptophan synthase subunit beta, whose product MYQVDEKGFFGKFGGAYVPEILYKCVTELQQAYKPIIDSEEFKKEYRALLKDYVGRPSPLYYAKRMSEKYGCQLYLKREDLNHTGAHKINNTIGQILMAKKMGKTRIIAETGAGQHGVATATVCALMNMKCEIFMGATDVERQHTNVERMKMLGAKVNPVRTGNMTLSDACSEAIRDWCCHPQDTFYIVGSTMGPHPYPDIVAKMQSVISEELKWQLEEKIGRNYPDYLIACVGGGSNAAGTIYHYIDDDRVKIYLAEAAGHGIDTDYTAATMHCGTEGIIHGARTLVMQTEDGQIEEAFTISAGLDYPGIGPMHADLATSGRSHVLAIKDDEAIYAGYELTRMEGIIPAIESAHAVAALKKMKFKKDDVVVLTVSGRGDKDVETYLNHKEMAGEYGNF is encoded by the coding sequence ATGTATCAAGTTGACGAAAAAGGATTTTTTGGAAAATTCGGAGGAGCTTATGTTCCTGAGATATTATATAAATGTGTAACCGAGTTGCAGCAGGCTTACAAGCCAATCATTGATAGCGAGGAGTTCAAGAAGGAATACCGTGCGCTGCTCAAAGATTATGTGGGCCGCCCTTCACCTCTTTATTATGCTAAGCGCATGAGCGAGAAGTACGGATGCCAGCTCTATCTGAAGCGTGAGGACCTGAACCATACCGGTGCACACAAAATTAACAATACCATCGGTCAGATTCTCATGGCCAAGAAGATGGGCAAGACCCGCATCATTGCCGAAACCGGAGCCGGACAGCACGGTGTGGCTACCGCTACGGTATGCGCCCTGATGAACATGAAGTGTGAGATTTTCATGGGTGCCACCGATGTGGAACGCCAGCATACCAACGTAGAGCGTATGAAGATGCTGGGAGCCAAGGTGAACCCTGTGCGCACCGGCAACATGACGCTGAGCGATGCCTGCTCTGAGGCCATACGCGACTGGTGCTGCCACCCGCAGGATACCTTCTATATCGTAGGTTCTACCATGGGTCCGCACCCTTATCCAGACATTGTTGCCAAGATGCAGAGCGTAATCTCTGAAGAACTGAAATGGCAGCTTGAGGAGAAGATAGGCCGCAACTATCCTGATTACCTCATCGCCTGCGTGGGTGGCGGAAGCAACGCTGCCGGAACCATCTACCACTACATTGATGATGACCGCGTGAAGATATATCTGGCTGAGGCTGCCGGACACGGAATAGATACCGATTATACCGCTGCCACCATGCACTGCGGCACAGAAGGCATCATCCACGGAGCACGCACCCTCGTGATGCAGACCGAGGACGGACAGATAGAGGAAGCCTTTACCATCAGTGCCGGCCTCGACTATCCGGGCATCGGCCCTATGCACGCCGACCTTGCCACATCGGGCAGGAGCCATGTGCTCGCCATTAAGGACGATGAGGCCATCTACGCCGGTTACGAACTCACCCGCATGGAGGGCATCATTCCGGCTATTGAGAGTGCGCACGCCGTGGCAGCCCTGAAGAAGATGAAGTTCAAGAAGGATGATGTGGTGGTGCTCACCGTATCAGGCCGTGGCGACAAGGATGTAGAAACGTATTTGAACCATAAGGAAATGGCAGGAGAGTACGGCAATTTTTAA
- a CDS encoding anthranilate synthase component II — protein MKVVIIDNYDSFTYNLAHLVKELGADVTVFRNDQFQLPELECFDKIILSPGPGIPSEAGLLMDVIRKYAGRKPMLGVCLGHQAIGEAFGAKLTNLSEVYHGVATPCTQFGNDVIFDGLDKRIEIGRYHSWVVDRSGFPDCLDVTAVSDDGCIMGLKHKNYDIHGIQFHPESVLTPDGKKMVRNWLEKA, from the coding sequence ATGAAAGTAGTAATCATAGATAATTACGATTCCTTTACCTATAATCTGGCCCATCTGGTAAAGGAGTTGGGAGCTGACGTTACGGTGTTCCGCAACGACCAGTTCCAGTTGCCGGAGCTGGAATGCTTCGACAAGATCATTCTGAGTCCGGGTCCGGGCATTCCGTCGGAGGCGGGACTGCTGATGGATGTTATCCGCAAGTATGCAGGCCGCAAGCCGATGCTGGGCGTATGCCTGGGTCATCAGGCTATAGGCGAGGCGTTTGGAGCCAAGCTTACCAATCTTTCTGAGGTGTATCATGGAGTGGCAACCCCTTGCACCCAGTTTGGCAACGATGTTATTTTCGACGGGTTGGACAAGCGCATAGAGATTGGCAGATACCACTCTTGGGTGGTAGACCGCTCGGGATTCCCTGACTGCCTGGACGTTACGGCGGTAAGCGATGATGGTTGCATCATGGGTCTGAAGCATAAGAACTATGATATTCATGGTATCCAGTTTCATCCGGAAAGCGTGCTGACACCAGACGGCAAGAAGATGGTGAGAAACTGGTTGGAAAAAGCTTAA
- a CDS encoding LysE family translocator, with protein MNLAFPIEINILDFIFKGIVIGVLASAPMGPVGILCIQRTLNKGRWYGFVTGVGAACSDIVYALFTGLGMSFVMDFVSNSENKFYLQIFGSLMLLMFGIYCFKSDPMKNMHKSSNKQGTLMHNGITAFLVTLSNPLIVFLFMATFAQFAFVVPDMPVEMGVGYLSIVFGALLWWFGLTWLVDKIRNKFDTNGIVIINKVIGSVVIIFSIIALFGTIFNLYHLPEF; from the coding sequence ATGAATTTAGCATTTCCAATTGAGATAAACATCCTTGACTTCATATTCAAAGGAATTGTCATCGGTGTTCTTGCCTCAGCCCCTATGGGGCCGGTAGGCATCCTTTGCATCCAGCGTACACTCAACAAGGGTCGCTGGTATGGGTTTGTAACAGGTGTGGGTGCCGCATGCAGCGACATTGTATATGCTCTGTTTACAGGCTTGGGCATGAGTTTTGTGATGGATTTTGTGAGCAACTCCGAGAACAAGTTCTATCTTCAGATTTTCGGCAGTCTGATGCTCCTCATGTTCGGAATCTACTGCTTCAAGAGCGACCCGATGAAGAACATGCACAAGTCGAGCAACAAGCAGGGTACCCTGATGCACAACGGCATCACGGCGTTCCTCGTAACACTCTCCAATCCGCTCATCGTGTTCCTCTTCATGGCCACCTTCGCGCAGTTTGCTTTCGTCGTACCGGATATGCCGGTAGAAATGGGAGTAGGGTATCTCAGCATCGTCTTCGGAGCCCTGCTGTGGTGGTTCGGACTCACCTGGCTCGTCGACAAGATTAGGAACAAGTTTGATACCAACGGCATCGTCATTATCAATAAGGTAATAGGCAGCGTGGTCATCATCTTCTCCATCATCGCTCTCTTCGGCACGATTTTCAATCTGTATCATCTGCCGGAATTTTAA
- the fmt gene encoding methionyl-tRNA formyltransferase: MEKKDLKIVFMGTPEFAVESLKCLVEGGYNVVAVVTQPDKPVGRHQDTLQPSQVKQYAVEHGLPVLQPVKMKDPEFVEQLRFYQADLQVVVAFRMLPEEVWAMPKYGTFNVHAALLPQYRGAAPINWAVINGEKETGVTTFFLDHDIDTGRIILQKRFPIPETANVEYVYDGLMHLGAELALETIDALIAANGNIGSIPQSELIGQGAELKPAPKIFKDTCRIDFHKPAKQVYDFIRGLSPYPGAWTEIKKKETVVFFDDPKGEDDYVRFPEPTAHPSHKQSTQKIQVLKIFSTRLSCMKRGDAPVGSLRVEGKSLQVACLDEWLIIQELQLSGKKRMGASAFLNGMKDIAYYECSKKDVSDDF; the protein is encoded by the coding sequence ATGGAGAAGAAGGATTTAAAAATTGTTTTCATGGGAACACCGGAGTTTGCGGTAGAATCCCTCAAGTGCCTTGTAGAGGGCGGATACAATGTTGTGGCTGTGGTTACCCAGCCTGATAAACCGGTGGGCAGACATCAGGATACGCTGCAACCTTCGCAGGTTAAGCAGTATGCCGTAGAGCATGGTTTACCGGTGCTGCAGCCTGTAAAGATGAAGGACCCTGAGTTTGTGGAGCAGTTGCGTTTTTATCAGGCAGACTTGCAGGTGGTAGTTGCATTCCGTATGTTGCCAGAGGAGGTTTGGGCGATGCCGAAATATGGTACTTTTAATGTACATGCAGCCCTCCTTCCGCAGTATCGTGGTGCGGCGCCTATCAACTGGGCAGTGATTAATGGTGAAAAGGAGACGGGTGTTACCACCTTCTTCCTCGACCACGATATTGATACAGGTCGCATCATTCTGCAGAAACGTTTTCCTATTCCGGAGACGGCAAATGTGGAGTATGTTTACGACGGGTTGATGCATCTTGGTGCTGAATTGGCGCTGGAAACCATTGATGCGCTCATCGCTGCCAATGGCAATATCGGTTCCATTCCTCAGAGCGAATTGATAGGACAGGGTGCCGAACTCAAGCCGGCTCCGAAGATCTTCAAGGATACCTGCCGCATCGACTTCCACAAGCCTGCCAAACAGGTGTATGATTTCATCCGCGGTCTTTCTCCATACCCTGGTGCATGGACTGAAATTAAGAAGAAGGAGACAGTAGTATTCTTTGACGATCCTAAGGGAGAGGATGATTACGTGAGGTTCCCTGAGCCTACTGCTCATCCATCCCATAAGCAGAGTACACAGAAAATTCAGGTACTTAAGATATTTTCTACCCGTCTTTCATGTATGAAGCGTGGTGATGCGCCTGTGGGATCGCTCCGCGTTGAGGGGAAGTCGTTACAAGTAGCCTGCCTTGATGAATGGCTCATTATTCAGGAGTTGCAGCTCAGTGGCAAGAAACGCATGGGTGCTTCTGCTTTTCTCAATGGTATGAAGGACATAGCTTATTATGAGTGTTCGAAGAAAGATGTTAGTGACGATTTTTAA
- a CDS encoding DUF4924 family protein: MFVAQELRKKSIAEYLLYMWQIEDIIRAYGCSLPVIKKNYVDRFDFTPEQREEELDWFGNLIRMMNEEGKREGGHLNINKVILKDVIDLHGMLLQSTKFPIYNAEYYKVLPFIVELRQRGDKDLNEIETCLDALYGVMMLRLQKKEITPETERAIKEITVFIGLLSDYYIKDRTEGLKFDDDDM, translated from the coding sequence ATGTTTGTAGCACAAGAATTAAGAAAGAAAAGTATCGCAGAATACTTATTATATATGTGGCAGATTGAGGACATCATCCGAGCTTACGGATGCTCGCTGCCTGTCATCAAGAAAAATTATGTAGACCGGTTCGACTTTACACCCGAGCAGCGCGAGGAAGAACTCGACTGGTTTGGCAACCTGATTCGCATGATGAACGAGGAGGGAAAGCGCGAGGGAGGACACCTTAATATTAATAAGGTGATACTAAAGGACGTCATTGACCTGCACGGCATGCTGCTGCAGAGCACCAAGTTTCCTATCTACAATGCCGAATATTACAAGGTGCTGCCTTTCATCGTAGAGCTACGCCAGCGGGGCGACAAGGATCTCAACGAGATTGAAACCTGCCTCGATGCCCTCTATGGTGTGATGATGCTGCGCCTGCAGAAGAAGGAAATTACGCCCGAAACTGAAAGGGCCATCAAGGAGATTACCGTCTTCATAGGTCTGCTCAGCGATTATTACATCAAAGACCGAACCGAGGGACTCAAGTTTGATGATGACGACATGTAG
- the trpA gene encoding tryptophan synthase subunit alpha, with translation MNKINALFANNKDRKLLSLYFCAGCPTLEGTGDVIKAMERKGIDMIEVGIPFSDPLADGPVIQSAGTVALKNGMTVKKLFAQLKKIKDEVQLPLVLMGYLNPIMHYGIEAFFKSCVESGVSGTIIPDLPFDDYLKVVKPIADKYDICVIMMITPETSEERIRFIDEHTDGFIYMVSSASITGAQSSFGDAKLAYFNHINGMNLRNPRMIGFGISNKQTLTSAQDNAAGAIIGSKFVTLLNETDDPDKALDELFECLEK, from the coding sequence ATGAATAAAATAAATGCATTATTTGCAAACAATAAAGACCGCAAGCTTTTGAGCTTGTATTTCTGCGCCGGATGCCCAACTTTGGAAGGTACCGGTGATGTAATTAAGGCGATGGAGCGCAAGGGGATAGATATGATTGAGGTAGGAATCCCTTTCAGTGATCCGTTGGCTGATGGTCCTGTTATCCAGAGTGCCGGAACCGTGGCTCTGAAGAACGGAATGACAGTGAAGAAACTCTTCGCTCAGTTGAAGAAAATCAAGGATGAAGTGCAGCTTCCACTCGTGCTGATGGGATATCTGAACCCTATCATGCACTACGGCATTGAGGCTTTCTTCAAGAGCTGCGTAGAGAGCGGAGTGAGCGGCACCATCATCCCAGATCTTCCCTTTGATGATTATCTGAAGGTGGTAAAACCCATAGCCGACAAGTATGACATCTGTGTCATCATGATGATTACCCCTGAAACCAGCGAGGAGCGCATCCGTTTCATCGATGAGCATACCGATGGTTTCATCTACATGGTCAGCTCGGCGAGCATCACGGGCGCCCAGAGCAGTTTCGGCGATGCCAAGCTGGCTTATTTCAACCACATCAACGGCATGAATCTACGCAACCCACGCATGATAGGTTTCGGCATCAGCAACAAGCAGACCCTTACCAGTGCTCAGGATAATGCGGCGGGAGCCATCATCGGCAGTAAGTTTGTAACCCTGCTCAATGAAACCGATGATCCGGATAAGGCTTTAGATGAGCTTTTTGAGTGCCTCGAAAAGTAG
- a CDS encoding ROK family protein, which produces MTDNTLKPYVIGLDLGGTNSVFGIVDARGEIKATTAIKTGGYGKVEDYVKAAVEALQPIIDTVGGIDKIKAMGIGAPNANYYNGTIEFAPNLPWAHDGVVPLADLFSKALGGLPVGMTNDANAAALGEMTYGVARGMKNFIDVTLGTGVGSGIVINGQMVYGCDGFAGELGHVTMVRGKEGRTCGCGRTGCLEAYCSATGVARTAREFLEKSDEPSLLREMNPENITSYDVSVAAGKGDKLALRVYEFTGKMLGEACADFAAFSSPEAFVFFGGLTKAGDLIMKPIQKAYDEHVLRIFKGKAKFLVSTLDGSSAAVLGASAVAWDM; this is translated from the coding sequence ATGACAGATAATACACTTAAACCGTACGTAATAGGCCTTGACCTCGGCGGTACAAATTCAGTTTTCGGCATCGTAGATGCTCGCGGAGAGATCAAAGCAACAACTGCCATCAAAACAGGTGGTTACGGAAAAGTTGAAGACTATGTGAAGGCAGCCGTAGAAGCTCTCCAGCCTATCATTGATACGGTAGGCGGCATTGACAAGATTAAGGCAATGGGTATCGGTGCGCCAAACGCAAACTATTATAATGGAACAATTGAATTCGCTCCAAATCTTCCTTGGGCACACGACGGAGTGGTACCATTGGCCGACTTGTTCAGCAAAGCCCTCGGCGGCTTGCCTGTAGGTATGACCAATGATGCCAATGCTGCTGCGCTCGGCGAGATGACATACGGTGTAGCAAGAGGTATGAAAAACTTCATCGACGTTACGCTCGGTACAGGCGTTGGCTCTGGTATTGTCATCAACGGACAGATGGTTTACGGCTGCGACGGATTCGCAGGCGAATTGGGTCACGTTACCATGGTACGTGGCAAAGAGGGTCGCACCTGCGGATGCGGCCGTACAGGATGTCTCGAAGCTTACTGCTCTGCCACAGGTGTGGCTCGCACAGCACGCGAGTTTCTCGAGAAGAGCGATGAGCCTTCATTGCTCCGTGAGATGAATCCGGAGAACATTACATCTTATGATGTGAGCGTTGCTGCAGGCAAGGGCGACAAGCTGGCACTGCGTGTATACGAGTTTACCGGCAAGATGCTCGGTGAGGCTTGTGCTGATTTCGCAGCCTTCTCTTCACCAGAGGCTTTCGTCTTCTTCGGTGGCCTGACCAAGGCTGGCGACCTCATCATGAAACCTATCCAGAAGGCTTATGATGAGCACGTGCTCCGCATCTTCAAGGGCAAGGCTAAATTCCTTGTTTCTACCCTTGATGGTAGTTCTGCTGCCGTACTCGGTGCGAGTGCAGTGGCTTGGGATATGTAA
- a CDS encoding chloride channel protein yields the protein MVDWQKKHISDRQMTLILAFIIGLLASVAGYFLHGIVHEIQLLLTSGFNKGTYNLLFLLFPIVGIYLTMLFIKYVVRDNISHGITRVLYAISTKNSKLKAHNCWSSVVASGITIGFGGSVGAEAPIVLTGSAIGSNLGQIFRMDKKTMILLVGCGASAAIAGIFKAPIAGLVFTLEVLMVDLSMASLLPILISCVTATCFTYILMGSKSLFDFTLTNLWALDRVPACLLLGIFCGLVSLYFMRTMSACEGFFAKLSPYPYVKLLFGGLILSSLIFLFPSLYGEGYSAVNVLLKGQNVEDWGQVMSRSLFYGHNQLLILYIALVTFTKVFATSATNGSGGCGGTFAPSLIIGGFAGFLFARLWNVNQVGVYVPEQNFTLMGMAGLITGVMHAPLTGIFLIAELTGGYQLFMPLMIVCISSLLTISIFESHSIYALRLAREGKLLTHHIDKAALTLLGMQDVIEKDYHPVGPDLPMSKLVSEISRSNNNFLPVLDQAGVLLGVIDITKIRHIIFRTELYQHFTVRQLMMQPSAVLTEHDSMDEVMQKFDKTDAAQLPVVDVVGVLKGYISRTRIYSMYRQIVADMSAE from the coding sequence ATGGTGGATTGGCAGAAAAAACATATTTCTGACCGCCAGATGACCCTTATCCTGGCTTTTATCATCGGCCTTCTGGCGTCGGTGGCAGGATATTTCCTGCACGGCATTGTGCACGAAATACAGTTGCTGCTCACTTCGGGATTTAACAAGGGCACCTATAACCTGCTCTTCCTGCTCTTCCCGATTGTGGGCATTTACCTCACCATGCTCTTTATTAAATACGTGGTCAGAGATAATATTTCCCACGGTATCACCCGTGTGCTTTACGCTATCTCTACCAAAAATTCCAAGCTCAAGGCCCACAACTGCTGGTCATCGGTGGTGGCATCAGGTATCACCATCGGTTTCGGTGGTTCCGTGGGAGCCGAGGCTCCTATTGTGCTCACGGGTTCGGCCATCGGCTCAAACCTGGGACAAATCTTCCGCATGGACAAGAAAACCATGATTCTGCTGGTGGGCTGTGGCGCCTCTGCAGCTATTGCTGGAATCTTTAAGGCGCCTATTGCCGGACTCGTGTTTACGCTTGAGGTGCTGATGGTAGACTTGAGCATGGCTTCCTTGCTGCCTATCCTTATCAGTTGTGTAACAGCTACTTGCTTTACCTACATCCTGATGGGATCCAAGAGCCTTTTCGATTTTACGCTTACCAATCTGTGGGCACTCGACCGCGTGCCTGCCTGCTTGTTATTGGGCATCTTTTGCGGTTTGGTGAGCCTTTATTTCATGCGCACTATGTCGGCATGCGAGGGCTTCTTTGCCAAGCTTTCGCCTTATCCATACGTAAAGCTGCTCTTTGGTGGACTGATTCTGAGTTCGCTCATCTTCCTCTTCCCTTCGCTCTATGGCGAGGGATATTCGGCTGTCAACGTGCTGCTGAAGGGACAGAATGTGGAAGACTGGGGGCAGGTGATGAGCCGTTCGCTCTTCTACGGGCACAACCAGCTGCTCATCCTCTACATCGCCTTGGTAACCTTTACCAAGGTTTTTGCCACCTCGGCCACCAATGGTAGTGGCGGATGCGGTGGTACCTTTGCTCCTTCGCTCATTATCGGAGGTTTTGCCGGTTTCCTCTTTGCGCGCCTTTGGAATGTGAATCAGGTAGGTGTCTATGTTCCTGAGCAGAACTTTACACTGATGGGTATGGCGGGCCTCATTACGGGCGTGATGCATGCACCGCTTACGGGCATCTTCCTCATCGCCGAACTCACGGGCGGCTACCAGCTTTTCATGCCGCTGATGATAGTGTGCATCTCTTCGCTGCTCACCATCAGCATCTTCGAGAGTCACAGCATCTACGCCCTGCGTCTGGCTAGAGAGGGCAAGCTGCTCACCCACCATATTGACAAGGCTGCGCTCACCCTGCTGGGCATGCAGGATGTCATTGAGAAAGATTATCATCCGGTAGGTCCGGATCTGCCGATGAGCAAGCTGGTGAGTGAGATAAGTCGCAGTAACAACAACTTTCTGCCTGTTTTGGATCAGGCGGGTGTGCTGTTGGGAGTAATAGATATTACGAAGATTCGCCACATCATCTTCCGCACCGAACTGTATCAGCATTTCACCGTGCGTCAGCTGATGATGCAGCCTTCTGCCGTTCTTACCGAACATGACAGTATGGACGAGGTGATGCAGAAATTTGATAAAACCGATGCCGCCCAACTGCCAGTGGTTGATGTGGTAGGCGTACTGAAGGGTTACATCAGCCGTACTAGAATCTATTCCATGTACAGGCAGATTGTAGCGGATATGTCGGCAGAGTAG
- a CDS encoding anthranilate synthase component I family protein yields MKFNYKTVTRKILADLYTPVGVYMRLRDIYPQSALMESSDYHGSENSRSFIGVHPLASIAVSHGEVIKTYPDGRVEKERLPAFGAGKGEECKLAISKSINYFISSFHVEGESKEFCGLYGFTTFNAVRYFENIPVKDTTMEKNDAPDIYYIMYKDIIVFDYFNNTMELIALQESEDPHSSLPELDELLKAVNKANVKPYDFHPVGETTSTLTDEEHKANIRRCIQHCLRGDVFQIVVSRRFVQKYEGDDFKLYRALRSINPSPYLFYFDFGGFRIFGSSPETHNRIVGNKAFIDPIAGTTRRTGDMEQDRKAAEFLRNDPKENAEHVMLVDLARNDLSRNCHGVKVDFYKDMQFYSHVIHLVSRVSGELDEHADHIKEFIDTFPAGTLSGAPKVRAMQIISELEPHNRGAYGGCIGFIGLNGDLNQAIVIRTFISRNGELWFQAGSGVVAKSNDEYELEECNNKLGALTKAIHIAEEL; encoded by the coding sequence ATGAAGTTTAATTACAAGACAGTTACCCGCAAGATTCTCGCCGACCTCTATACGCCGGTGGGAGTCTACATGCGACTGAGAGATATTTATCCGCAGTCGGCTCTGATGGAGAGTTCCGACTATCATGGCTCCGAGAATTCGCGCTCCTTCATCGGTGTGCATCCGCTGGCAAGCATCGCCGTGAGTCATGGTGAGGTCATCAAGACCTATCCCGACGGAAGAGTAGAGAAAGAGCGGCTTCCTGCCTTCGGTGCCGGTAAGGGCGAGGAGTGCAAACTCGCCATCTCAAAGAGTATCAACTACTTCATCTCTTCCTTCCATGTAGAGGGCGAGAGCAAGGAGTTCTGCGGACTCTATGGATTCACCACCTTCAATGCGGTGAGATATTTTGAGAACATCCCTGTCAAGGATACCACCATGGAGAAGAATGATGCGCCAGACATCTATTACATCATGTATAAGGACATCATCGTCTTCGACTATTTCAACAACACCATGGAGCTCATTGCGCTCCAGGAAAGTGAAGATCCTCACTCTTCACTTCCAGAGCTCGACGAACTGCTCAAGGCGGTGAACAAGGCAAATGTGAAACCTTATGATTTCCACCCGGTGGGCGAAACCACCTCTACGCTCACCGATGAGGAGCACAAGGCAAACATACGCCGATGCATACAGCACTGCCTGCGCGGAGATGTATTCCAGATTGTGGTGAGTCGCCGCTTCGTACAGAAATATGAGGGCGATGATTTCAAACTCTACCGTGCGCTGCGCAGCATCAACCCTTCGCCTTACCTCTTCTATTTCGACTTCGGCGGTTTCCGCATCTTCGGTTCTTCGCCTGAAACCCATAACCGCATCGTGGGCAACAAGGCGTTCATTGACCCGATTGCCGGAACCACCCGACGCACAGGAGATATGGAGCAGGACCGCAAGGCTGCCGAATTCCTGCGCAACGACCCGAAGGAGAATGCCGAGCATGTGATGCTGGTAGACCTGGCACGCAATGATCTGAGCCGCAACTGTCATGGGGTGAAAGTAGATTTCTACAAGGACATGCAGTTCTACAGTCATGTTATCCATCTCGTGAGCCGTGTGAGCGGAGAGTTGGATGAGCATGCCGACCACATCAAGGAGTTTATTGATACCTTCCCTGCCGGCACGCTGAGCGGTGCGCCTAAGGTGAGAGCGATGCAGATTATCTCAGAGCTGGAGCCTCACAACCGCGGTGCCTACGGAGGCTGTATCGGCTTCATCGGTCTGAACGGCGACCTGAATCAGGCCATCGTGATACGTACCTTCATCAGCCGAAACGGCGAACTCTGGTTCCAGGCGGGTAGTGGAGTAGTGGCAAAGAGCAATGATGAGTATGAGCTAGAAGAGTGTAACAACAAGCTCGGTGCGCTGACTAAGGCGATTCACATTGCTGAAGAGTTGTAA